One genomic segment of Myxococcales bacterium includes these proteins:
- a CDS encoding DUF559 domain-containing protein has product MAHHPRSSPLIIARAREMRSAMTETEEILWHELSGGRLGVAFRRQVPIGRYVADFAALSVKLVVEVDGGYHSLRGAADARRDRDLARWGFRVLHVGADEVRAEVDRVVDRARRVLQGTSTR; this is encoded by the coding sequence ATGGCCCATCATCCCCGAAGCTCTCCGCTCATCATCGCACGGGCTCGCGAAATGCGCTCTGCAATGACCGAGACCGAGGAAATCCTGTGGCACGAGCTCTCGGGTGGGCGGCTCGGCGTCGCGTTTCGGCGGCAAGTGCCCATCGGGCGGTACGTGGCGGACTTCGCCGCGCTGTCGGTGAAGCTCGTCGTCGAAGTCGATGGTGGGTATCACTCGCTGCGAGGGGCGGCTGATGCGCGCAGAGATAGAGATCTCGCGCGGTGGGGCTTTCGCGTGCTGCACGTGGGGGCGGACGAGGTGCGGGCTGAGGTGGACAGGGTTGTCGACAGGGCACGTCGGGTTCTGCAAGGCACGTCCACGCGGTAA
- a CDS encoding DNA cytosine methyltransferase: MGGPTVISLYSGAGGLDYGFEAAGFHSAVALEFDHDACETLRSSRGWEVIERSIFDVPTSEMLERAGLRQGDVDVLIGGPPCQPFSKSGYWAKGDTKRLDDPRADTLSAYLRVLEEALPRAFLLENVEGLAYSGKDEGLRLLVERIRVINRRTKSNYQPRVAVLRAADYGVPQVRERVFVIGARDGTHFQFPQPTHQAAVEQANLFKEADLPLYRTAWDALADVEPSPNEDLAVRGKWARLLPSIPEGNNYLWHTDRGGGLPLFGWRRRYWSFLLKLAKSQPSWTIQAQPGPAVGPFHWKNRRLSMRELCRLQTFPDDVEICGGRTSVQRQVGNAVPSLLGEVLAREIRVQLLGRRAPRGTPKLLPPDRSPAPTAERVRDVPHEFRPLAGRHTAHPGTGKGYGARARARQPARELGAEDGP; encoded by the coding sequence ATGGGTGGACCAACAGTCATCAGCCTCTATTCCGGCGCGGGCGGGCTCGACTACGGTTTCGAGGCAGCCGGCTTTCACTCTGCGGTGGCCCTTGAGTTCGATCATGACGCTTGTGAGACCTTGCGGTCGAGCCGTGGCTGGGAAGTCATCGAGCGCAGCATTTTCGACGTTCCTACGAGCGAGATGCTCGAGCGCGCTGGGCTGCGCCAGGGTGACGTCGATGTACTCATTGGAGGTCCACCGTGCCAGCCTTTTTCCAAGTCCGGCTACTGGGCCAAAGGCGACACCAAGCGCCTCGACGACCCGCGCGCAGACACATTGAGCGCCTACCTTCGCGTTCTCGAAGAAGCGCTGCCTCGCGCCTTTTTGCTCGAAAACGTGGAGGGACTCGCTTACTCCGGAAAGGATGAGGGACTACGGCTACTCGTCGAGCGAATTCGCGTGATCAACCGCAGAACCAAGAGCAATTACCAACCTCGTGTCGCCGTGCTTCGCGCCGCGGACTATGGCGTGCCACAAGTTCGCGAGCGGGTCTTCGTGATTGGGGCGCGCGACGGAACCCACTTTCAGTTTCCGCAACCCACGCACCAAGCGGCGGTCGAGCAGGCCAACCTGTTCAAAGAGGCTGACTTGCCGCTATACCGCACGGCCTGGGACGCGCTCGCAGATGTTGAGCCATCTCCTAACGAGGACCTTGCGGTGCGTGGAAAGTGGGCCAGGCTTCTCCCCTCAATTCCGGAGGGCAACAACTACCTCTGGCATACCGACAGGGGAGGTGGTCTGCCTCTCTTCGGGTGGAGACGCCGTTACTGGAGTTTCTTGCTCAAGCTCGCGAAGAGCCAACCATCATGGACTATCCAGGCTCAGCCCGGCCCCGCGGTGGGCCCTTTCCACTGGAAGAATCGCAGGCTAAGCATGCGCGAGCTTTGCAGGCTTCAGACATTTCCTGATGACGTAGAGATTTGTGGCGGTCGGACATCCGTGCAGCGGCAGGTTGGAAACGCGGTCCCGTCCCTCCTGGGAGAAGTGCTGGCCCGCGAGATTCGCGTGCAACTGCTGGGTCGTCGTGCACCGCGCGGTACACCCAAGCTCCTGCCTCCGGACCGATCGCCAGCGCCGACCGCGGAACGCGTTCGCGATGTGCCGCACGAGTTTCGGCCACTGGCTGGACGCCACACGGCCCACCCGGGAACTGGCAAGGGCTACGGTGCGCGTGCGCGCGCCAGGCAACCCGCGCGCGAGCTTGGGGCAGAAGATGGACCGTGA
- a CDS encoding winged helix-turn-helix domain-containing protein yields MDRDDRPRLPTQAELQEPVLAALRELGGSATNEQLELHVGNALRLTAAQREARHASVGVRTELAYRLAWARTRLKQAGAIVGDGPRRWRLK; encoded by the coding sequence ATGGACCGTGACGACCGGCCTCGTCTTCCGACGCAAGCAGAGCTGCAGGAGCCCGTGCTGGCTGCCCTGCGCGAGTTGGGAGGCAGCGCGACCAACGAGCAGCTCGAACTCCATGTCGGGAATGCGCTTCGCTTGACGGCCGCACAGCGCGAAGCACGCCATGCATCCGTTGGGGTTCGTACAGAGCTTGCCTACAGGTTGGCCTGGGCTAGGACGAGACTGAAGCAAGCCGGCGCGATCGTCGGTGATGGACCTAGGCGCTGGCGCTTGAAGTGA